The following are encoded in a window of Megalobrama amblycephala isolate DHTTF-2021 linkage group LG19, ASM1881202v1, whole genome shotgun sequence genomic DNA:
- the qser1 gene encoding glutamine and serine-rich protein 1 codes for MMERNYPSSSFTEPVNAAAQSAGWAYKPSSSYGSTQLDSELLQRQTFATSHQPTFTTTHHPPGVFDSNQHSTASSNTTESSVMNFLSAIESRGLQAGPAGSTLLPPFRSPSWQTGANTSTELFLTGALHPSGTFPTPSALSSYQHPSAFPTRSFTTTSALAVQDSTFISSNGLLSPNDPLLQFKSSQNTVPTALSFGGTSLGVGLPPQSSTYRSAQESAPHLLQPQFSLLSTSLGSSQQAPQPYGGPVFSGSIERALQRECSVIKHHQRPSSTQPVQEQLASSAQHSLQGYLHDEDDISYQQDLSPHTPVPCSPAGDPSPLNGAAQQKTPNTALQQTQAYASSVPSPGFSSSSGVKVKDGSSKIAQHPSENTDTQAQTSSPGLQPPSYSSSAQKQSSVIASQSQPYTSTQLSVSASHAYITSQSLSSNLSQTQAFSSSLPEKLPSIYKTLSSYTSQSEAETSVSQSLIYSSSQQQELPPVGNREGYETQVQTLCMGSPSQSYSSSHSQGLPTISFYTQGLASASIPSQNYVSSQSLSSVSSFSPSRARSLSSTNLGPDYILMQSSPVSKTDSALLQQKYLLPVQSTSSPATHTQALPNDQSSAELKPRQQDERIFLSSKESSGELPLEDVQALQKGSMGTSPQTLSATEIGALNSAKNDVYVVSKMEDRHNTQSVIRSNSRSEEQILTHLETTKELATSVNTPSDPKSNPLLMHSTHAPLSADQLKQHTLVLKGSISQQQNHQGQIVRVQPTDPRQLSEDQTQFIQVPSAQVLLDPSHMIVLQQPLLTSAQNQPKQTMYMQSVPVQYLQMNSDTVNLTVNGRHNQQIVSRQVPTSAESTKQDPTQKDNFNQSNPHDAKQNFTLSSVCFPDSMLLADERNILSNVDDILAATAAACGVTPQDFVKSTSSDGDMSSVANSIESKCNFQSTENRLNNFPSQHMIIANSQAMTIIGAQTTYSKEETEGHHVFTLSNSHNQPEIRNNSAQEISDKVANAHEKNDVLPKGHFVNSSNGSALNANGLAISNTTSSDFQLAGQEQSQSGHPNTENVPHNISQLKGSKGLKNDDSPIERSTDGLPKKRSRSKGSSKLSVEDENGQPKSQKKSAQVKRQNSRASEASSTSTSEVSHDNYQQQERMRQKLREVEEKQPEVKTGFLGSFLDFLKSGSRQNLSSPPIRSPSRTRKPSASKRPPNPLLIPFKPPPPSTPSTLISPDPHSVISTKRLDEELQRNLETLPSFSSDEDDSVGKNQDLQKSITSALSSLDEPSDKKPKLGDNTKQLQASSTQPIVTKPQEQPKAVQNVSAEELVKDVPPDKLAVQLTAVAIEGLMDEELSDSGGEGMYRERDEFVVRNEDIERMAITLKAGVEPPAIWKVQKALLQKFVPELRDGKRVFFATNSYLGYFGDAKSMYRRVHVKFLDTVNKREYVRVCSRKPRCKPMHSMRGSQAKALLAQRFTAVTVSDSPTQKTTQQKALSKPRPKQSKAKAEPPPKKRKKWKEEFTTSPSDSSPEAVSEDDEFTPPVPFASRFLNTRTMKETFKSFVELLISVALDADVMNALERENDELLLPHMKRVDGMITDNRRRLLPKLRMGQIFKNALDSFPELSVVTELKTDCETPVFKVRLSGRAYNRKTMKPSKSPSKLPLEYTVDQQKTKWFSLYHSLQHYKYHTYLMCMEEIQLLKSRGKDLGQEETVQTCMGNRTWVEGLFDRFGELLTQVQQACL; via the exons ATGATGGAGAGGAATTACCCGAGCTCCAGCTTCACAGAGCCGGTCAATGCGGCGGCTCAGAGCGCGGGCTGGGCCTACAAACCCAG TTCAAGTTATGGTTCTACACAATTGGACTCTGAGCTCCTCCAACGGCAGACCTTTGCCACTAGTCACCAGCCTACGTTTACCACCACCCACCACCCACCAG gAGTGTTTGACTCAAATCAGCACAGCACAGCCAGCAGCAACACTACTGAATCATCAGTCATGAACTTCCTCTCCGCTATTGAATCTCGAGGCCTTCAGGCTGGACCTGCTGGCTCTACTCTTCTCCCTCCGTTTAGAAGCCCCTCATGGCAAACAG GTGCAAACACTTCAACAGAACTTTTTCTCACCGGAGCCCTGCATCCATCAGGAACGTTCCCAACGCCTTCTGCGCTCTCCTCCTACCAGCACCCTAGTGCCTTTCCTACCAGAAGTTTCACCACTACATCAGCACTTGCTGTTCAGGACAGCACTTTCATCTCTTCGAATGGTCTGCTATCCCCTAATGACCCTTTGCTCCAGTTCAAATCCTCCCAGAACACTGTGCCAACTGCACTCTCTTTTGGTGGTACGTCTCTAGGGGTTGGCTTGCCACCCCAGTCCTCCACATATCGCTCAGCACAAGAGTCAGCCCCACACCTCCTTCAGCCTCAGTTCAGTCTCCTGTCCACTTCCTTGGGCAGTTCCCAGCAAGCCCCTCAGCCTTACGGTGGCCCGGTTTTCTCAGGCTCCATCGAACGAGCACTTCAGCGTGAATGTAGTGTAATCAAGCACCACCAGCGGCCTTCAAGCACCCAGCCAGTCCAGGAGCAGCTGGCTAGCAGTGCTCAGCACTCCCTACAGGGTTACCTGCATGATGAGGATGACATTTCATATCAACAGGATCTCTCCCCACACACACCCGTACCCTGCAGTCCTGCGGGTGACCCTTCACCGCTAAACGGTGCTGCACAACAGAAGACTCCAAATACAGCGCTGCAGCAAACTCAGGCCTACGCTTCCTCTGTCCCCTCCCCTGGGTTTTCCAGCTCATCTGGAGTAAAGGTTAAAGACGGATCTTCCAAAATAGCTCAACATCCCAGTGAGAACACAGACACTCAAGCCCAGACAAGTTCTCCAGGCCTGCAGCCGCCGAGCTACTCCTCCTCAGCCCAGAAACAAAGCTCAGTGATCGCTAGCCAATCGCAACCGTACACATCCACGCAGCTGTCCGTTAGTGCCTCGCATGCTTATATCACATCTCAAAGCCTGTCGAGCAACCTCAGCCAAACGCAGGCCTTCTCGTCTAGTTTGCCTGAGAAGCTTCCTTCTATTTACAAGACTCTCTCCTCATACACTAGCCAATCTGAAGCTGAGACATCTGTGAGCCAGTCTCTTATTTATTCCTCCAGTCAGCAGCAGGAATTGCCACCTGTGGGAAACAGGGAAGGGTATGAGACACAGGTGCAAACTCTTTGCATGGGAAGCCCTTCTCAAAGCTATTCTTCCAGCCACTCTCAGGGCCTGCCAACTATTAGTTTCTATACCCAAGGGCTGGCATCTGCTAGCATACCTTCACAGAACTATGTGTCAAGTCAATCCCTATCCTCTGTCTCTTCCTTCTCACCCAGTCGTGCCCGAAGCTTATCATCCACTAACTTAGGCCCGGATTACATCCTAATGCAGTCTTCCCCTGTTAGCAAGACAGACAGTGCCCTGTTACAGCAGAAGTACTTGTTACCTGTCCAGTCAACCTCCTCTCCTGCCACTCACACCCAAGCCTTACCAAATGACCAGTCCTCAGCTGAGTTAAAACCACGTCAGCAAGATGAACGAATCTTTCTTTCCTCAAAAGAGAGCTCTGGAGAGCTTCCTCTTGAGGATGTGCAGGCATTACAGAAAGGCTCTATGGGGACCTCTCCTCAAACCCTTTCAGCCACTGAAATCGGAGCACTGAACAGTGCAAAAAATGACGTTTATGTAGTTTCAAAGATGGAAGACAGGCACAACACTCAAAGTGTCATTCGTAGTAACTCCCGATCAGAGGAGCAGATCCTTACACACTTGGAAACCACAAAGGAGCTTGCTACCAGTGTCAATACTCCCTCCGACCCCAAGAGTAACCCTTTGTTGATGCACTCCACCCATGCACCCTTGAGTGCCGACCAGCTGAAACAGCATACTTTAGTTCTGAAAGGGTCAATATCTCAGCAGCAGAATCATCAAGGTCAGATTGTCCGAGTTCAGCCGACAGATCCCAGACAGCTGTCTGAGGACCAAACACAGTTCATCCAGGTTCCCAGTGCCCAAGTGCTACTCGATCCCTCTCACATGATTGTTCTGCAGCAGCCTTTGCTCACCTCAGCCCAGAATCAGCCCAAGCAGACTATGTACATGCAGTCCGTACCAGTCCAGTATCTCCAAATGAACAGCGACACTGTTAATTTGACAGTTAATGGGCGTCATAATCAGCAAATTGTCTCTCGCCAAGTGCCCACCTCAGCAGAGTCTACTAAACAGGACCCAACACAAAAAGACAACTTCAATCAGTCAAATCCTCATGACGCAAAGCAGAACTTTACTCTCAGCTCTGTATGCTTTCCAGACTCCATGCTGTTGGCAGATGAGAGGAACATTCTCTCAAATGTTGATGACATCCTTGCTGCTACAGCAGCCGCCTGTGGCGTCACACCACAGGATTTTGTCAAATCCACATCATCCGATGGCGACATGTCATCGGTAGCCAACTCTATAGAGTCCAAGTGCAATTTTCAGTCTACTGAGAACAGACTTAATAATTTCCCATCTCAGCATATGATAATCGCTAACTCACAAGCGATGACTATAATTGGTGCTCAAACAACATACTCCAAAGAAGAAACGGAGGGACACCATGTGTTTACGCTCTCAAACTCTCATAACCAACCAGAGATAAGAAACAACTCTGCACAAGAAATATCTGACAAGGTGGCAAACGCCCATGAGAAGAATGATGTGTTACCCAAAGGACATTTTGTAAACTCTAGCAATGGCTCTGCTTTGAATGCTAATGGACTGGCTATTAGTAATACAACCTCCTCTGACTTTCAGTTGGCGGGCCAGGAGCAAAGTCAATCAGGACATCCGAATACTGAAAATGTGCCAcataatataagccagctgaAGGGATCgaaaggccttaaaaatgaTGATAGTCCTATTGAGCGTTCTACTGATGGCCTACCAAAAAAACGATCCAGATCGAAGGGTTCATCTAAGCTGTCTGTTGAAGATGAAAATGGTCAACCCAAATCTCAGAAGAAAAGCGCACAAGTTAAGCGCCAGAATTCACGTGCCAGTGAGGCAAGTTCAACATCCACCTCAGAGGTTTCCCATGATAACTACCAACAGCAGGAGAGGATGCGTCAGAAGTTAAGAGAGGTTGAAGAAAAACAGCCAGAGGTTAAAACTGGATTCTTAGGCTCCTTCCTGGACTTCCTTAAATCTGGATCCAGACAAAACCTATCATCTCCACCGATACGGTCACCCAGTCGCACCAGAAAGCCTTCGGCCTCCAAGAGGCCTCCAAATCCATTACTTATTCCTTTTAAACCTCCCCCTCCTTCAACTCCTTCAACATTGATATCTCCAGACCCTCATAGTGTCATTTCTACAAAGCGACTTGATGAAGAGCTCCAGAGGAACCTGGAAACACTGCCATCATTTTCCTCTGATGAAGATGATTCAGTGGGGAAAAACCAAGATCTTCAAAAGAGCATCACTTCTGCACTTTCGTCTTTAGATGAGCCCTCAGACAAAAAGCCGAAGTTGG GTGACAATACCAAGCAGCTACAGGCCTCCAGCACACAGCCTATAGTTACCAAACCACAGGAACAACCGAAGGCTGTACAGAATGTGTCTGCAGAGGAGCTGGTGAAGGATGTGCCTCCAGACAAGCTAGCTGTTCAACTGACCGCAGTTGCTATCGAGGGTCTGATGGACGAGGAGCTGTCAGATAGCGGAGGGGAGGGCATGTACCGGGAGCGAGATGAGTTCGTGGTTAGGAACGAGGACATTGAAAGGATGGCG ATCACATTGAAGGCAGGGGTTGAACCACCAGCCATCTGGAAGGTTCAGAAAGCCCTGCTGCAGAAGTTTGTACCCGAGCTCAGGGATGGGAAACGAGTGTTTTTTGCCACCAACAGT TATTTGGGGTACTTTGGCGATGCCAAGTCCATGTACAGGAGAGTACATGTCAAATTTCTTGACACTGTCAACAAGCGGGAATATGTTCGAGTTTGCAGTAGGAAACCACGATGCAAGCCCATGCATTCAATGAG AGGCTCTCAGGCCAAAGCTCTTCTGGCCCAACGATTCACTGCAGTGACTGTGTCGGACTCTCCTACGCAgaaaacaacacaacagaaagCTCTGTCTAAACCCAGACCCAAGCAGTCGAAAGCCAAGGCTGAACCGCCAcccaaaaagagaaagaaatggAAAGAGGAGTTCACAACATCTCCCTCCGACTCCTCACCAGAGGCTGTGAGTGAGGATGACG AGTTTACGCCTCCGGTTCCGTTCGCTTCCCGTTTCCTGAACACCAGAACCATGAAGGAGACCTTTAAGAGCTTTGTCGAGCTGCTGATCAGCGTAGCCTTGGACGCGGACGTCATGAACGCGCTTGAGCGAGAGAACG ACGAGCTGCTGCTTCCTCACATGAAGAGGGTGGATGGAATGATCACAGACAACAGGCGGAGACTGCTGCCCAAACTGCGCATGGGTCAGATCTTCAAA AATGCATTAGACAGCTTTCCTGAGCTGTCTGTGGTCACTGAGCTGAAAACAGACTGCGAGACCCCTGTTTTTAAAGTTAGGTTAAGTGGGAGGGCTTACAACAGGAAAACCATGAAGCCCTCAAAATCCCCCAGCAAACTTCCCCTG GAATACACAGTGGATCAGCAGAAAACAAAGTGGTTTTCTCTATACCACTCTCTACAACACTATAAGTACCACACATACCTGATGTGTATGGAGGAG ATTCAGTTGTTGAAGTCACGAGGTAAAGACCTGGGGCAGGAGGAGACGGTCCAGACTTGCATGGGCAACAGGACCTGGGTAGAGGGCCTGTTCGATCGCTTCGGGGAGCTTCTGACACAGGTGCAGCAGGCCTGCCTTTAA